In Rhodothermus marinus DSM 4252, a single genomic region encodes these proteins:
- a CDS encoding type II toxin-antitoxin system VapC family toxin, which yields MNGRYLLDTNIVIALLAGEGSVVQSIIEAREIFIPVIVLGELYYGAYRSTRAEENVAKIDRLAAASTILPCDVYTARWYGIVKDNLRRQGTPIPENDIWIAALARQHRLALVSRDRHFEHVADLDLVVW from the coding sequence ATGAATGGTAGATATTTGCTGGATACAAACATTGTCATTGCGCTGCTGGCCGGCGAAGGGAGTGTGGTACAGTCAATAATAGAAGCCAGAGAGATTTTTATTCCAGTCATTGTTCTGGGAGAGCTGTACTACGGAGCGTATCGGTCCACGCGTGCAGAAGAAAATGTAGCAAAAATAGATCGTCTGGCGGCGGCCAGTACCATATTGCCCTGTGACGTATATACAGCCCGATGGTACGGGATCGTAAAAGACAACCTTCGTCGCCAGGGGACGCCCATTCCTGAGAATGATATCTGGATTGCAGCGCTGGCTCGTCAGCATCGTCTGGCCCTCGTCAGTCGGGATCGGCACTTTGAACACGTGGCAGATCTGGATCTGGTAGTCTGGTAA
- the aroC gene encoding chorismate synthase, with product MLRYLTAGESHGEALIGIVEGMPAGVPLTAEVINEQLARRWQGYGRGGRAKIEQDRVHIYSGVRFSKTIGSPIALRIDNAAYHRDRAHWPEVMAVEGTGEGIEKITLPRPGHADLVGAQKYGFDDLRPVIDRASARETAMRVACCTIARQLLRQFGIQIGSHVLRIGQVGYERPEDWQARVEALIAEGAEALARAADQSPVRMLDPELTERAIAHIQETKKQGDSLGGVYEVVVTGVPPGLGSYVHWDRRLDGQLAQAILSIQGQKAVEIGDGIAAASLPGSQVHDPITKENGVFRRRSNHAGGLEGGVTTGMPIIVRGYMKPIPTLIKPLETVDIATGEAQPTRYERSDVTSVPAASVVAEATVAFVIANAFLEKFGGDSLEEIRRRYEAEIGQLSTGLASKLE from the coding sequence ATGTTGCGCTATCTGACCGCCGGTGAGTCGCACGGAGAGGCTCTGATCGGCATTGTTGAAGGCATGCCGGCCGGGGTGCCGCTCACGGCCGAGGTGATCAACGAACAACTGGCCCGACGCTGGCAGGGCTACGGTCGGGGTGGCCGTGCTAAGATCGAGCAGGACCGGGTGCACATCTACTCGGGCGTACGCTTTTCGAAGACGATCGGCAGTCCCATTGCCCTGCGTATCGACAACGCGGCCTACCATCGCGATCGGGCGCACTGGCCCGAGGTGATGGCCGTCGAGGGCACCGGCGAAGGCATCGAGAAAATCACGCTCCCCCGTCCGGGCCACGCGGACCTGGTGGGCGCGCAGAAGTACGGGTTCGACGACCTGCGGCCGGTGATCGACCGGGCCAGCGCGCGGGAGACGGCCATGCGGGTGGCCTGCTGCACGATCGCCCGGCAGCTGTTGCGTCAGTTCGGCATCCAGATCGGCAGCCACGTGCTCCGGATCGGGCAGGTGGGGTACGAACGGCCTGAGGACTGGCAGGCACGCGTGGAGGCGCTGATTGCCGAGGGTGCCGAGGCGCTGGCCCGGGCGGCCGACCAGAGCCCGGTGCGCATGCTCGATCCGGAGCTGACCGAGCGAGCCATTGCGCACATCCAGGAAACGAAAAAACAGGGCGACTCGCTGGGCGGCGTCTACGAAGTCGTCGTGACGGGTGTGCCGCCGGGACTGGGCTCCTACGTGCACTGGGATCGGCGGCTAGACGGTCAACTGGCGCAGGCCATTCTGTCGATTCAGGGCCAGAAGGCCGTCGAGATCGGCGACGGCATCGCAGCCGCCTCGCTGCCCGGCTCGCAGGTGCACGATCCGATCACGAAAGAAAACGGCGTCTTCCGGCGCCGCTCGAACCATGCCGGCGGCCTGGAGGGCGGCGTGACCACCGGCATGCCCATCATCGTGCGCGGCTACATGAAGCCGATCCCCACGCTGATCAAGCCGCTGGAAACCGTCGATATTGCCACGGGTGAGGCGCAGCCGACCCGCTACGAGCGCAGCGACGTGACCAGCGTGCCGGCCGCTTCCGTCGTGGCCGAGGCCACGGTGGCCTTCGTGATCGCCAACGCCTTTCTGGAAAAATTCGGCGGCGACAGCCTGGAAGAAATCCGCCGCCGGTACGAGGCGGAGATTGGACAGCTATCAACAGGGCTTGCCTCAAAACTTGAATGA
- a CDS encoding Do family serine endopeptidase: MAEKGRSRVLLILGGIGLLLVGLLAGVLLMEWRFQQVQMAAAPARIVERVQLGGGERVGAVTLPEGDGRRLALDPVVLNQVFREVAARVTPAVVYIEVTAGSRSFSGDFFHRFDPNQERFFREFTPRQSVGSGVIISPDGYLVTNYHVVEDAREIRVTLADKRQFEARLIGFDRSTDLAVLKIDPPEGETFPVIAFGNSDELKVGEWVLAVGNPFRLTSTVTAGIVSALGRQVNIIDDFFRVEDFIQTDAAINPGNSGGALVNLRGELVGINTAIATESGAYEGYGFAVPVNLVARVVEDLIAYGEVQRGYLGVSIQEIDAQQARELGLPGVQGVLISEVRAGGAADQAGVRAGDVVLRVNGRAVNAPNELQSVVARYRPGDRLTLEIWRKGRRLQVQVELMGRDAPAYREWFSELTQEAPPQMPELTPEAPRGSVYNLEAWGLGLRDLTASERTAFDVDGGVYVAYVARGSVAEEAGLPRDVVILQIEGIDVAALEDALMLLGELSEAETVLFRVKKRDGTIAFYEVPVPALSE, encoded by the coding sequence ATGGCGGAAAAGGGGCGTTCGCGGGTGCTGCTGATTCTGGGCGGCATCGGACTCTTGCTCGTCGGACTGCTGGCCGGCGTGCTCTTGATGGAATGGCGCTTTCAGCAGGTGCAGATGGCCGCCGCGCCGGCCCGCATTGTGGAACGGGTCCAGCTGGGTGGTGGCGAACGGGTGGGCGCCGTCACGCTTCCGGAGGGGGATGGCCGGCGACTGGCGCTCGATCCGGTCGTGCTGAACCAGGTCTTCCGGGAAGTGGCCGCGCGGGTAACGCCGGCTGTCGTGTACATCGAGGTGACGGCCGGCTCGCGTTCCTTCTCCGGCGACTTCTTCCACCGGTTCGATCCCAACCAGGAGCGTTTCTTCCGGGAGTTCACGCCCCGGCAGAGCGTGGGCAGCGGCGTGATCATCAGCCCCGATGGTTACCTCGTGACCAACTATCACGTGGTCGAGGATGCCCGTGAAATCCGCGTGACGCTGGCCGACAAGCGTCAGTTCGAGGCGCGGCTGATCGGGTTTGACCGTTCGACGGACCTGGCCGTCCTCAAGATCGATCCGCCGGAGGGCGAGACGTTCCCGGTGATTGCCTTCGGCAATTCGGACGAACTCAAGGTGGGCGAGTGGGTGCTGGCCGTCGGCAATCCGTTCCGACTGACCTCCACGGTGACGGCCGGGATCGTCAGCGCGCTGGGCCGTCAGGTAAACATCATCGACGACTTTTTCCGGGTGGAGGATTTCATCCAGACGGACGCCGCGATCAATCCGGGCAACTCGGGCGGGGCACTGGTGAACCTGCGCGGCGAGCTGGTAGGCATCAACACGGCCATCGCCACCGAAAGCGGTGCCTACGAAGGCTATGGCTTCGCCGTGCCGGTGAACCTGGTGGCCCGTGTGGTGGAGGACCTGATCGCCTACGGCGAGGTGCAGCGGGGCTATCTGGGCGTTTCGATTCAGGAGATCGACGCACAGCAGGCACGTGAGCTGGGGTTGCCGGGCGTGCAGGGCGTGTTGATCTCGGAAGTTCGAGCGGGCGGGGCGGCCGATCAGGCTGGTGTACGGGCTGGCGATGTGGTGCTGCGCGTCAACGGTCGGGCGGTGAACGCCCCGAACGAACTGCAGAGCGTGGTGGCCCGCTATCGCCCGGGCGACCGCTTGACGCTGGAGATCTGGCGGAAGGGGCGGCGGCTGCAGGTGCAGGTGGAGCTGATGGGCCGCGACGCGCCGGCCTATCGCGAATGGTTCAGTGAGCTGACGCAGGAAGCCCCGCCGCAGATGCCGGAGCTGACGCCCGAAGCGCCCCGGGGCAGCGTTTACAACCTGGAAGCCTGGGGACTGGGCCTGCGCGATCTGACCGCCTCGGAGCGGACGGCCTTCGACGTGGACGGTGGTGTCTACGTGGCTTATGTGGCGCGGGGAAGTGTGGCCGAGGAAGCCGGGTTGCCGCGTGATGTGGTCATCCTTCAGATCGAAGGAATCGATGTGGCCGCGCTCGAAGACGCCCTGATGCTGCTGGGGGAGTTGTCCGAGGCCGAGACGGTGCTCTTCCGCGTGAAGAAACGGGACGGCACGATTGCCTTCTACGAGGTGCCCGTCCCGGCCCTTTCGGAGTAG
- a CDS encoding lysophospholipid acyltransferase family protein translates to MAGWSWWRALRRLPRLLAITLWYTARTALQACRLPPERQPRYRALRQQEGCRILCRLLGIAVHAPEVSLPPGRPGLLVANHFSALDPIVLATCWPVAFVGKAELARWPLIGWLCRTYGVLFVERERRTRSVAFVRQVRERLAAGVPVMVFPEGTTGPGDTVQPFKTGAFEAVAGLEGSWVLPVSLCLQQVDGRPATPEVRRRYAWTEGLSFLRHLIRWLGTAQMQLQVRIGAPIPTAGRHRKALAREAFEQVRTLYQEMLTEAMPFPTDDRIFSPVSMKQTGPGTVSE, encoded by the coding sequence ATGGCGGGGTGGAGCTGGTGGCGGGCACTGCGGCGCTTGCCGCGACTGCTGGCAATCACGCTCTGGTACACGGCCCGAACGGCCCTGCAGGCGTGTCGCCTTCCACCGGAGCGGCAACCGCGCTACCGGGCACTTCGGCAGCAGGAAGGTTGCCGGATTCTGTGCCGGCTGCTGGGCATTGCGGTGCATGCGCCGGAGGTGTCGCTGCCCCCCGGGCGGCCCGGACTGCTCGTAGCCAATCACTTCAGCGCGCTGGATCCCATCGTGCTGGCCACGTGCTGGCCCGTCGCGTTCGTGGGAAAGGCCGAGCTGGCCCGCTGGCCCCTGATCGGCTGGCTGTGCCGCACCTACGGCGTGCTGTTCGTCGAACGGGAGCGGCGGACGCGCTCGGTCGCCTTCGTCCGGCAGGTGCGGGAGCGGCTGGCAGCCGGCGTGCCCGTCATGGTCTTTCCGGAGGGGACAACCGGGCCGGGTGATACGGTACAGCCCTTCAAGACGGGCGCTTTCGAGGCCGTAGCCGGACTGGAAGGGAGCTGGGTGCTGCCCGTGAGTCTGTGCCTGCAGCAGGTGGACGGACGACCGGCCACGCCGGAAGTGCGACGCCGGTACGCCTGGACCGAGGGGCTGTCGTTTCTCCGGCACCTGATCCGCTGGCTTGGTACGGCGCAGATGCAGCTTCAGGTGCGCATCGGCGCGCCGATCCCGACGGCCGGTCGGCACCGCAAAGCGCTGGCCCGCGAGGCTTTCGAACAGGTGCGTACGCTGTATCAGGAAATGTTGACGGAGGCGATGCCCTTTCCCACCGATGATCGTATCTTTTCCCCCGTTTCCATGAAACAAACCGGGCCTGGCACGGTCTCTGAATGA
- a CDS encoding sensor histidine kinase, giving the protein MARAHRPQPIRWLLLWATVLWLLLGLRPFAQAQDVPYRLETGAPLHLQHYAPQDYGQFPQNWAIVQDRRGVIYVGNVRGLLEFDGAHWRFHQVANKTVVRSLDVDSTGRLYVGAQGDFGYFWPDSLGVLHYRSLVPEIADEADRNFWDVWTTRVTPEGVYFQTHARLFRWNGDTIRVWRPRTYFHTAFAVRGRFYVRQDSIGLQTVVGDSLQLVPGGERFAHLRIYAMMPYDGDRILIATREAGLWLYDGRTFQHLDSEVEPLLRTYPLYHGTAMPGGFFALATLGGGVFIIDREGRIVQVIDEAVGLPDSWVNYVYVDRQGSLWMALNSRGLARADAVPFLTVWDKRLGLDGFMYALQTKEGGEFLAATSMGVFRLIKQGQRRAIFVKDVEIEDQAFQFLLQKDQLWIATARGVFIENNRDRSKQFLQLPGRSVFSLAELADNLVAAGTKTGVHLLKRIGEAWEVHSVPGLTGEVLRIVRANRTLWLSLRDGLVVRMQFPTGWMQEPEVTVYGKEDGLPGSFVQMAEKDSTVLFFSREGIYRFVPGARPAFQPDTTLLAPGHEGHDELLALVVDRFGRVWTVFPTHIDIAHPLPDGGYRFETPLLFRYPNWGAPVQVYVDDAGIVWLGNRDRLIRYDPNLTFPEHLFSPEPPPVLIRQVASGDHILFGGAFVGPDGLLHALQPEGQVLELPYAFNDLQFEFALPSFIRAEDNRYQYRLVGKEEWSDWTTVTQRLYPNLWEGVYRFQVRARNAWGMTTPTTTLVVRILPPWYRTWWAYTLYLITLVTIVVLTWRHYVAQQRAIQMYIATVLGDRIEAMRSRIKLLTRLLREANAAKETILSTTTHELRTPLSAILGFASVIKEETDNPLHKEFLEHIEESGHRLLATINDILDLARLRSGSMVVRRVPVEVTETVQKVYKLLEPLARKKGLDFRMELPPEPLRVFGDPSAVERVLTNLVGNAIKFTPEGEVVISVTADEKHVRIAVRDTGVGISEEFLPHIFDEFRQESSGADREFEGSGLGLAIASRLVKLMEGEIEVVTEKGKGSTFTVVLPRAPERGTPSGRLPHREVSET; this is encoded by the coding sequence ATGGCGCGCGCACATCGACCACAACCGATTCGTTGGCTGTTGCTTTGGGCCACGGTCCTGTGGCTTCTGCTTGGCCTTCGGCCGTTCGCACAGGCTCAGGATGTGCCCTATCGGCTGGAGACCGGCGCACCGCTGCACCTGCAGCACTACGCACCCCAGGACTACGGGCAGTTTCCACAGAACTGGGCCATCGTGCAGGACCGACGCGGGGTGATCTATGTAGGGAATGTGCGTGGACTGCTTGAGTTTGACGGCGCACACTGGCGTTTTCATCAGGTGGCCAACAAAACGGTGGTTCGCTCGCTGGACGTGGACAGCACCGGACGACTCTACGTGGGCGCGCAGGGCGACTTCGGCTACTTCTGGCCCGACTCGCTGGGCGTGCTGCACTACCGGTCGCTGGTGCCGGAGATCGCCGACGAGGCGGACCGGAACTTCTGGGACGTGTGGACCACGCGCGTAACGCCCGAGGGCGTCTACTTCCAGACGCACGCGCGGCTTTTCCGCTGGAACGGCGACACGATCCGCGTGTGGCGTCCCCGCACCTACTTCCACACGGCCTTTGCCGTGCGTGGCCGTTTCTACGTGCGTCAGGACAGCATCGGGCTGCAGACCGTTGTGGGCGATTCGCTGCAGTTGGTGCCCGGCGGCGAACGCTTCGCCCACCTGCGCATCTATGCGATGATGCCCTACGACGGGGACCGGATCCTGATCGCCACGCGCGAGGCGGGACTCTGGCTCTACGACGGCCGCACGTTCCAACACCTGGATAGCGAAGTCGAGCCGCTGCTCCGGACCTATCCACTCTATCACGGCACGGCCATGCCCGGCGGGTTCTTTGCGCTGGCCACGCTGGGCGGCGGCGTGTTCATCATCGACCGGGAGGGACGGATCGTGCAGGTCATCGACGAAGCGGTGGGTCTGCCCGATAGCTGGGTGAACTACGTGTACGTCGATCGCCAGGGCAGCCTCTGGATGGCGCTCAACAGTCGGGGGCTGGCCCGCGCCGACGCCGTGCCTTTTCTTACGGTCTGGGATAAGCGGTTGGGGCTGGATGGGTTCATGTACGCGCTCCAGACAAAAGAGGGTGGTGAGTTTTTAGCAGCTACCAGTATGGGCGTATTTCGTCTGATAAAGCAAGGCCAGAGACGCGCTATTTTTGTTAAAGATGTTGAAATTGAAGATCAGGCTTTTCAATTTCTGCTGCAGAAAGATCAATTGTGGATTGCTACAGCTAGAGGGGTTTTTATAGAGAACAATAGAGACAGGTCAAAGCAATTTCTGCAGCTTCCCGGACGGTCGGTCTTTTCATTGGCAGAACTTGCAGATAATCTTGTTGCGGCGGGGACGAAGACCGGTGTGCATTTGCTGAAAAGGATTGGAGAAGCGTGGGAAGTTCATTCTGTTCCTGGACTTACCGGCGAAGTGCTGCGCATTGTTCGGGCAAATCGTACGCTCTGGCTCAGCTTACGGGATGGCTTAGTGGTGCGAATGCAGTTTCCAACTGGCTGGATGCAGGAGCCGGAGGTAACTGTTTACGGCAAAGAAGACGGGTTGCCGGGTAGTTTTGTACAAATGGCAGAAAAGGACAGCACTGTTCTGTTCTTCTCCCGCGAGGGCATTTATCGCTTCGTTCCGGGTGCGCGGCCGGCATTTCAACCGGATACGACGCTGCTGGCGCCGGGGCATGAAGGGCACGACGAACTGCTGGCGCTGGTGGTGGACCGCTTCGGACGGGTCTGGACCGTCTTCCCCACGCACATCGACATCGCCCATCCGTTGCCGGACGGCGGCTATCGGTTCGAGACGCCCCTGCTGTTTCGCTATCCGAACTGGGGCGCGCCCGTGCAGGTGTACGTGGACGACGCGGGCATCGTCTGGCTGGGCAACCGGGATCGGCTCATCCGCTACGATCCCAACCTGACGTTCCCCGAGCATCTGTTCTCGCCCGAGCCGCCACCCGTGTTGATCCGCCAGGTGGCCTCCGGCGATCATATCCTCTTTGGCGGTGCGTTCGTAGGGCCCGACGGCCTGCTGCATGCATTGCAGCCGGAAGGCCAGGTGCTGGAGCTGCCCTATGCGTTCAACGATCTGCAGTTCGAGTTCGCGTTGCCCAGCTTCATCCGCGCCGAGGACAACCGCTATCAGTACCGACTGGTGGGCAAAGAGGAGTGGTCCGACTGGACGACTGTCACGCAACGGCTGTATCCGAACCTGTGGGAGGGCGTCTATCGCTTTCAGGTGCGTGCGCGCAACGCCTGGGGGATGACCACGCCGACAACGACGCTGGTAGTACGTATTCTGCCACCCTGGTATCGCACCTGGTGGGCCTACACGCTGTACCTGATCACGCTGGTTACCATCGTGGTGCTCACCTGGCGGCACTATGTGGCGCAGCAGCGGGCCATCCAGATGTACATCGCCACGGTGCTGGGCGATCGCATCGAGGCCATGCGCTCCCGCATCAAACTGCTCACGCGCCTGCTCCGCGAGGCCAACGCCGCCAAAGAGACGATCCTTTCCACCACGACGCACGAGCTGCGCACGCCGCTTTCGGCCATTCTCGGCTTTGCTTCGGTGATCAAGGAGGAGACCGACAATCCGCTGCACAAGGAGTTTCTGGAACACATCGAAGAAAGCGGGCATCGGCTGCTGGCCACGATCAACGACATTCTGGACCTGGCCCGGTTGCGTTCCGGTTCGATGGTGGTGCGGCGCGTGCCCGTCGAGGTGACCGAGACGGTGCAGAAAGTCTATAAACTGCTGGAGCCGCTGGCCCGTAAGAAAGGGCTGGACTTTCGGATGGAGCTGCCACCGGAGCCGCTGCGGGTCTTTGGCGACCCGAGCGCCGTGGAGCGGGTGCTCACCAATCTGGTGGGCAATGCGATCAAATTCACGCCGGAAGGCGAGGTGGTCATCTCGGTGACGGCCGACGAAAAGCATGTACGGATTGCCGTGCGCGACACGGGCGTGGGCATTTCTGAAGAATTTCTGCCTCATATTTTCGATGAGTTCCGCCAGGAGTCTTCCGGGGCGGATCGGGAATTCGAAGGCAGCGGGCTCGGGCTGGCTATCGCTTCGCGCCTGGTGAAGCTCATGGAAGGGGAGATCGAGGTGGTGACCGAAAAAGGCAAAGGCAGCACGTTCACCGTGGTGCTGCCGCGGGCGCCGGAGCGGGGTACGCCTTCCGGAAGGTTGCCACATCGAGAGGTATCCGAGACGTAG
- a CDS encoding glycosyltransferase has product MVDVCFALVGSVPHNSRALRQLRALVRLGLCIEAFGFGPPAALPADLQDAVRYHALPLPERQGPRFFWQVHRRLNAAARACRARVYHASDLYVLPALAAAARRHGGRLVFDARERYPYVAGTAGRPLRQHFWKLVERRYIRRADLVLTVSDGIAAHLVRDYGIAPPLVLYNAPEASAAADPSASLRRRLALPDHMVVFLYQGHLRPGRGCLLPLEALPDVPDAVLVYLGDGPLAPIIRERSAALGVADRVHLLPPVLPDELLAVTASADVGLVLLEDTCLNHRLALPNKLFEYLAAGVPVLASALPELRRVVETYRVGCVVDPANPGALAAAMRRLAENPTLRRRLAANTGAAFAAHSWAHRAPLFQEAYRNLLCDA; this is encoded by the coding sequence ATGGTGGACGTCTGTTTTGCGCTGGTCGGGTCGGTCCCCCACAACAGCCGGGCGCTCCGGCAGCTCCGGGCGTTGGTTCGGCTCGGGTTGTGCATCGAGGCGTTCGGCTTCGGTCCCCCGGCCGCTCTGCCCGCCGATCTGCAGGACGCCGTACGCTACCATGCCCTGCCGCTCCCTGAACGTCAGGGACCGCGCTTCTTCTGGCAGGTGCATCGGCGCCTCAACGCTGCTGCACGTGCCTGCCGGGCGCGCGTCTATCACGCCAGCGACCTGTACGTACTCCCTGCGCTGGCAGCAGCCGCCCGTCGTCACGGTGGGCGGCTGGTCTTCGACGCCCGGGAGCGGTATCCCTACGTGGCTGGCACGGCCGGTCGTCCGCTCCGGCAGCATTTCTGGAAGCTGGTGGAGCGCCGCTACATCCGCCGGGCCGATCTGGTGCTAACCGTCAGCGACGGGATTGCCGCTCACCTGGTGCGCGACTACGGGATCGCGCCGCCGCTCGTGCTCTACAACGCGCCCGAGGCGTCGGCCGCGGCCGACCCATCCGCTTCGCTGCGGCGACGGCTGGCGCTCCCCGATCACATGGTCGTTTTTCTCTACCAGGGACATCTGCGGCCCGGCCGGGGCTGCCTGCTACCGCTCGAAGCATTGCCCGACGTGCCCGACGCCGTGTTGGTCTACCTGGGCGATGGGCCGCTGGCCCCGATCATCCGGGAGCGGTCGGCCGCGCTGGGCGTCGCCGACCGCGTGCACCTGCTGCCGCCCGTGTTGCCTGACGAACTGCTGGCCGTGACGGCCTCGGCCGACGTCGGGCTCGTGCTGCTCGAAGACACCTGCCTGAACCACCGGCTGGCCCTGCCCAACAAGCTCTTCGAATACCTGGCGGCCGGTGTGCCCGTGCTGGCCAGCGCCCTGCCCGAACTCCGCCGCGTGGTGGAAACCTACAGGGTGGGCTGCGTCGTTGATCCTGCCAACCCGGGAGCGCTTGCGGCCGCCATGCGTCGACTTGCCGAAAATCCGACCCTGCGACGTCGCCTGGCGGCCAATACCGGCGCGGCTTTTGCGGCCCATAGCTGGGCGCACCGGGCCCCCCTTTTTCAGGAAGCCTACCGGAACCTGCTATGCGACGCCTGA
- a CDS encoding thioredoxin family protein, translating to MRRLIVCCGLMLAALLPLGVQAQSSLFDPAIMAPIGWKRVEEAMAAAEKSGKKVLIDISAPWCPWCRRMQKEVYPDSAVVAYLKAHFEYARLNGEDNTRRLTFRGYDLTEAELAQALGLTGYPTTVFLEPDGTYITRVPGFVPTETFLQILRFIGSEAYRTQSFEEFAGKQR from the coding sequence ATGCGACGCCTGATCGTTTGCTGCGGGCTGATGCTGGCCGCCCTGCTTCCGCTCGGCGTGCAGGCCCAGTCCTCGCTCTTTGACCCCGCCATCATGGCCCCCATCGGCTGGAAGCGCGTCGAGGAGGCTATGGCCGCCGCCGAAAAAAGCGGCAAGAAGGTGCTCATCGACATCTCGGCGCCCTGGTGCCCCTGGTGCCGCCGCATGCAAAAAGAGGTCTATCCCGACTCGGCGGTGGTGGCCTACCTGAAGGCGCACTTCGAGTATGCCCGGCTCAACGGTGAGGACAATACGCGAAGGCTCACATTCCGCGGCTACGACCTGACCGAGGCCGAGCTGGCCCAGGCGCTGGGCCTCACGGGCTATCCGACCACCGTCTTTCTCGAACCCGACGGCACCTACATCACGCGCGTGCCCGGCTTCGTGCCCACCGAGACGTTCCTGCAGATTCTGCGCTTCATCGGCTCCGAAGCTTACCGCACGCAGAGCTTCGAAGAGTTCGCCGGAAAGCAGCGCTGA
- a CDS encoding bifunctional sulfate adenylyltransferase/adenylylsulfate kinase yields the protein MPTTTLIEPHGGTLCELIVPEAEREALREKALTLPSITLTPRQLCDIELLLNGGFSPLRGFLNRADYDRVVEEMRLQSGILWPMPITLDVSEAVARTLNPGDEVALRDPTGLLLAVMHVEDVWKPDKEREARLVFGTTSTEHPAVAYLMHEAGDYYVGGTLKGVQLPVHYDFKELRHTPAHLRAEFERRGWERIVAFQTRNPMHRAHKELTDRAAEEVGGHLLIHPVVGMTKPGDIDYYTRVRCYRKLLKYYPEGRAMLSLLPLAMRMGGPREAVWHAIIRKNYGCTHLIIGRDHAGPGKDSSGRPFYGPYDAQELVQKYQDELGIGVVPFKLMVYVPDQDTYKPIDEVKEGERTLSISGTELRRRLAEGEEIPEWFSYPEVVAELRRTHPPRHQQGFTVFFTGLSGSGKSTIANALMTRLLELTGRPVTLLDGDVVRTHLSKGLGFSKEDRSINVRRIGYVASEITKHRGIAICAPIAPYEADRQYNRQLISSFGGYIEVFVDTPLEVCEQRDVKGLYAKARAGLIKGFTGIDDPYEPPSNPEIVCRTTEETVEQCVEKILDYLYREGYLKKEENGA from the coding sequence ATGCCTACCACCACGCTCATCGAACCACATGGAGGAACGCTCTGCGAGCTGATCGTCCCGGAAGCCGAACGTGAGGCGCTCAGAGAAAAGGCGCTGACGCTACCTTCCATTACGCTCACGCCGCGGCAGCTCTGCGATATCGAACTGCTGCTGAACGGAGGCTTTTCGCCGCTGCGGGGCTTCCTGAACCGGGCCGACTACGATCGGGTCGTCGAGGAGATGCGCCTGCAGAGCGGCATCCTCTGGCCCATGCCGATCACGCTGGACGTTTCGGAAGCAGTGGCCCGCACGCTGAACCCCGGCGACGAGGTGGCGCTGCGCGACCCGACCGGGCTGCTGCTGGCCGTCATGCACGTCGAGGACGTGTGGAAGCCCGACAAGGAGCGGGAAGCCCGGCTGGTCTTCGGCACGACGAGCACCGAGCATCCCGCCGTGGCCTATCTGATGCACGAGGCCGGCGACTACTACGTGGGCGGCACGCTCAAGGGCGTGCAGCTTCCGGTGCACTACGACTTCAAGGAGCTGCGCCACACGCCGGCTCATCTCCGGGCCGAGTTCGAGCGGCGGGGATGGGAGCGCATCGTGGCCTTCCAGACGCGCAACCCCATGCACCGGGCCCACAAGGAACTGACCGACCGCGCCGCCGAAGAGGTGGGCGGCCACCTGCTCATCCATCCGGTGGTGGGCATGACGAAGCCCGGCGACATCGACTATTACACGCGCGTGCGTTGCTACCGCAAGCTGCTCAAGTACTATCCCGAAGGGCGGGCCATGCTGAGCCTGCTGCCGCTGGCCATGCGCATGGGCGGGCCCCGCGAGGCCGTCTGGCACGCGATCATCCGCAAGAACTACGGCTGCACGCACCTGATCATCGGACGCGACCATGCCGGTCCGGGCAAGGATTCCAGCGGCAGGCCGTTCTATGGCCCCTACGACGCTCAGGAACTGGTGCAGAAGTACCAGGACGAGCTGGGCATCGGGGTGGTGCCCTTCAAGCTGATGGTATACGTGCCGGACCAGGACACCTACAAGCCGATCGACGAAGTTAAGGAGGGGGAACGGACGCTGAGCATCTCGGGCACCGAACTGCGGCGGCGGCTGGCCGAGGGCGAGGAGATCCCCGAATGGTTCTCTTACCCCGAGGTCGTGGCCGAACTGCGCCGCACGCATCCGCCCCGTCACCAGCAGGGCTTCACGGTCTTCTTCACGGGGCTTTCGGGTTCGGGCAAATCGACCATTGCCAACGCGCTCATGACGCGCCTGCTGGAGCTGACCGGGCGGCCCGTGACGCTGCTCGACGGCGACGTGGTGCGCACGCACCTGAGCAAAGGCCTGGGCTTCTCGAAAGAAGACCGCTCGATCAACGTGCGCCGCATCGGCTACGTGGCCAGCGAGATCACCAAACACCGCGGCATTGCGATCTGCGCGCCGATCGCGCCCTACGAGGCCGACCGCCAGTACAATCGCCAGCTTATCAGCAGCTTCGGCGGCTACATCGAGGTCTTTGTCGATACGCCGCTGGAGGTGTGCGAGCAGCGCGATGTGAAAGGACTCTATGCGAAGGCGCGTGCCGGCCTCATCAAGGGCTTCACGGGCATCGACGATCCCTACGAGCCGCCCTCAAACCCGGAAATCGTCTGCCGCACCACCGAAGAAACGGTCGAGCAGTGCGTCGAGAAAATCCTCGACTATCTCTACCGGGAAGGCTACCTGAAGAAAGAGGAGAACGGCGCCTGA